A window from uncultured Desulfobacter sp. encodes these proteins:
- a CDS encoding MMPL family transporter, with protein MININKINQMFEKFGSWIIRLRYLVVAVFILALVFGVAGLKRIQTDAGWDKWLLDSSKLKMAEDEFKEIFGNNDYVGVLVESDHMFNPDTLALIRTLGKELKTQVPFADDILSITDCEFSLGHEGGIEIITPVPDPIPLDSNTLAGIRQQILDKRMLNGKLISADGRFSWIILRLTPYPDGWRSKDNKAADMVVGQVAATIIRQDKYSSLNPKSSGMPIIAHDKTEFYKHEMARTMGLSLIVSLVVLSLALRSIKGITMTIIVTAGSVILTFGILGWIGKPIDVAMIMMPLYLGIAVSIGYSIHIFSFFKRHFLKTGKRKEAVRLAVKETGWPILFTALTTVGALSSFHFVDVKPVRWIGSSTSLLVSIVFLMVVIMIPALLSFGKDQDAKKVRLHSNALLDRLMANLANLVLARPVPIMIIFILSVLITVAGMRHFEVNFDVRKNAGLKVPYVNRLDQVCKSPLGALYSYNVVVEFPNADMAREPENLRKLDLLEQEAVGFSLTKKVTSITEIIKDMNQVLHDGDSQFFAIPDSREMVAQIMLLYENAGGREAEKWIDYEYRRLRMTVDLKDYNTVEVYRELHQITQKAHTLFPGANVTLAGSVAQFTVMQDIVSKGQLTSFLIAICVITALMVLVFGKVKIGLIAMIPNITPALAVGGLMGWMRVPLDLMTITIMPMLLGLAVDDTIHFINHAKLAFEQKRDYADAIRHTFSAIGIPLLFTSLILTANFSVYLSSPSNALFYLGIFTGTGIITALLSDYFVTPVLLRALKAFGPETAADKTAQPHYHLNKEVTQ; from the coding sequence ATGATTAACATAAATAAAATCAATCAGATGTTTGAAAAATTCGGCAGCTGGATCATCCGGCTGCGCTATCTGGTGGTGGCCGTATTTATTCTGGCCCTGGTGTTCGGGGTGGCCGGTTTAAAAAGAATTCAGACCGATGCAGGCTGGGATAAATGGCTTCTGGACAGCTCAAAGCTGAAAATGGCCGAGGATGAATTTAAAGAAATTTTCGGCAACAACGACTATGTTGGGGTACTGGTTGAATCGGACCATATGTTTAATCCGGACACCCTGGCCCTGATCCGGACCCTGGGCAAAGAGCTGAAAACCCAGGTACCCTTTGCCGATGATATCTTATCCATAACAGACTGCGAATTTTCCCTGGGCCATGAAGGGGGCATTGAAATTATCACGCCGGTGCCCGACCCCATCCCCCTGGACAGTAACACCCTTGCAGGCATCCGGCAGCAGATTCTGGATAAACGAATGCTCAACGGCAAATTGATTTCAGCCGACGGGCGGTTCTCCTGGATTATTTTAAGATTGACCCCCTACCCCGACGGCTGGCGGAGCAAGGACAACAAAGCCGCGGATATGGTGGTCGGACAAGTCGCCGCCACCATCATCCGCCAGGACAAGTATTCGTCCCTGAATCCAAAATCCTCGGGTATGCCCATTATCGCCCATGACAAAACCGAATTCTATAAACACGAGATGGCCCGGACCATGGGGTTATCCCTGATTGTTTCCCTTGTGGTGCTGTCTCTGGCATTGCGGTCCATCAAGGGGATCACTATGACGATTATTGTCACCGCCGGATCAGTGATCCTGACTTTCGGCATTTTAGGCTGGATCGGCAAACCCATTGACGTGGCAATGATCATGATGCCGTTATATCTTGGCATTGCCGTCTCCATCGGGTATTCCATTCATATTTTTTCATTTTTCAAGCGTCATTTTCTCAAGACCGGGAAAAGAAAAGAGGCGGTCCGCCTGGCCGTCAAAGAGACAGGCTGGCCCATTTTATTCACAGCCCTGACCACGGTGGGTGCACTTTCTTCCTTTCACTTTGTGGATGTCAAACCGGTGCGCTGGATCGGGTCGTCCACTTCATTGTTGGTCTCCATTGTTTTTCTCATGGTGGTCATCATGATCCCTGCCCTGCTCTCCTTTGGAAAAGACCAGGATGCAAAAAAAGTCCGGCTGCACTCCAATGCATTGTTAGACAGACTGATGGCAAATTTGGCCAATCTGGTTCTGGCCCGGCCGGTCCCCATCATGATCATATTTATCCTGAGTGTCCTGATAACTGTGGCAGGCATGCGCCATTTTGAGGTCAATTTTGATGTCCGCAAAAATGCGGGACTGAAGGTGCCTTACGTAAACCGTCTGGATCAGGTATGCAAATCACCTTTAGGGGCCTTGTACTCTTATAATGTGGTGGTGGAATTTCCCAACGCGGACATGGCCCGGGAACCGGAAAACCTAAGAAAACTGGATCTGCTGGAACAAGAGGCCGTAGGCTTTTCTTTGACCAAAAAAGTAACGTCCATTACCGAAATCATCAAGGATATGAACCAGGTGCTTCACGATGGTGATTCCCAATTTTTTGCGATTCCCGACAGCAGGGAGATGGTGGCCCAGATCATGCTGCTCTATGAAAATGCTGGCGGCCGGGAAGCCGAAAAATGGATTGATTACGAATACCGGCGCCTGCGCATGACTGTGGACCTCAAGGACTACAATACGGTTGAAGTATACCGGGAACTGCACCAGATCACCCAAAAAGCCCATACGCTTTTCCCCGGGGCAAACGTGACCCTGGCAGGCTCTGTTGCCCAGTTTACCGTAATGCAGGATATCGTATCCAAGGGCCAGCTTACATCTTTTCTCATCGCCATCTGTGTGATTACCGCCCTGATGGTCCTGGTGTTCGGCAAAGTTAAAATCGGCTTGATCGCCATGATTCCCAATATCACCCCGGCCCTGGCCGTAGGCGGGCTCATGGGATGGATGCGGGTGCCCCTGGATCTGATGACCATTACGATCATGCCCATGTTGTTGGGGCTTGCCGTGGACGACACCATCCATTTTATCAACCATGCCAAGCTGGCCTTTGAACAAAAGCGCGACTATGCCGATGCCATCCGCCACACCTTCAGCGCCATCGGGATTCCGCTATTATTTACATCCCTGATCCTGACGGCCAACTTCAGCGTCTACTTAAGCTCACCATCCAATGCGTTGTTTTATCTGGGCATCTTTACCGGCACAGGGATTATCACGGCACTGCTGAGCGATTATTTTGTCACCCCGGTCCTGCTGCGGGCGCTCAAGGCCTTTGGCCCGGAAACAGCTGCCGACAAAACGGCACAGCCCCATTACCATTTAAATAAGGAGGTTACCCAATGA
- a CDS encoding DUF1302 family protein, with translation MNKDFAAIFSLAVLFLQVSGAFRPLMAMETEFSGFLETRHNLQVKSPHDILASETLARLELTLCREKFTAFGAVNLSANHLLEDESGISLHEGYLDYVLDNITIRAGRQIIIWGQADGIRIVDNVSPLDYTETITRDFDEMRMAVDALNLKYASGWGDLQLLWIPVYNSGEQPEKDSPWYLGGYGDNTVLPGDEPEDPFKDSELALRYTLYLSGMDLAFSYFYTWNDFPCYRRSGTALEPVYDRMHILGTEFSKPWGEFVLRAEAAYFSGSLVQGYAGDYFTAQKDRIKWLTGLDWYPGNDWTLSWQYAQDHILDSGAGLTESDCTKTITFSVSRDLFREKLTLSAFGYMDVDERDGLIRLTAEYEFIENLEVFLGTDIFAGDREGSYGRYKDNTQVWTKIKYHF, from the coding sequence GTGAACAAAGATTTCGCCGCCATTTTCAGCCTGGCCGTGCTGTTTTTGCAGGTTTCGGGTGCCTTCCGGCCTTTGATGGCCATGGAGACTGAATTTTCAGGCTTTCTGGAAACCCGGCACAACCTTCAGGTCAAATCGCCCCATGATATTCTGGCCTCGGAAACCCTGGCCCGGCTGGAGCTGACCCTCTGCCGGGAAAAATTTACAGCCTTCGGGGCAGTGAACCTCTCAGCCAACCATCTTCTGGAAGATGAGTCGGGGATCAGTCTGCACGAAGGATATCTGGACTATGTCCTGGACAACATAACCATCCGTGCAGGCCGCCAGATCATCATCTGGGGACAGGCGGACGGTATCCGCATTGTGGATAATGTATCGCCCCTGGACTACACTGAGACCATCACCCGGGACTTTGACGAAATGCGCATGGCAGTAGACGCGCTGAATCTCAAATATGCCTCCGGATGGGGAGATCTTCAGCTGTTATGGATCCCGGTTTATAATTCCGGGGAGCAGCCCGAAAAGGACAGCCCCTGGTATCTCGGCGGCTATGGGGACAACACAGTGCTGCCCGGGGACGAACCCGAGGACCCGTTTAAAGACAGTGAACTGGCATTGCGGTATACCCTGTACCTGTCCGGCATGGATCTGGCTTTCTCCTATTTTTACACCTGGAACGACTTTCCCTGTTACCGGCGCTCCGGCACGGCCCTGGAACCGGTATACGACCGGATGCATATCCTGGGTACAGAATTCTCAAAACCTTGGGGAGAATTTGTTCTCAGGGCTGAAGCAGCCTATTTTTCGGGCAGCCTGGTCCAGGGATATGCCGGCGATTACTTTACGGCCCAAAAGGACCGGATCAAATGGCTCACCGGCCTGGACTGGTATCCCGGAAACGACTGGACTCTGTCCTGGCAGTATGCCCAGGACCATATCCTGGATTCGGGTGCCGGCCTTACCGAAAGCGACTGCACCAAGACCATCACCTTCAGCGTTTCAAGGGATCTGTTCAGGGAAAAACTGACCCTGTCGGCGTTCGGATATATGGATGTTGACGAAAGAGACGGCCTGATCCGGCTGACGGCGGAGTATGAGTTTATAGAAAATCTGGAAGTCTTTTTGGGCACCGATATCTTTGCCGGAGACCGGGAAGGGTCCTATGGCCGGTATAAAGACAATACCCAGGTCTGGACAAAAATAAAATACCATTTTTAA